One Lucilia cuprina isolate Lc7/37 chromosome 4, ASM2204524v1, whole genome shotgun sequence DNA segment encodes these proteins:
- the LOC111678233 gene encoding nuclear protein localization protein 4 homolog isoform X1, which translates to MATMELENLFYRKRNIVYAFVRHRFMLLCKQSLVRVQSPEGIKRIEISPKANLKELFESVQNALKVDGFGLFKERNFTKELYANSTQQIGTLLKHGDMVYLKQLAGTSARRTSTTAIDQFEHVPAKVTDNDFKPTTKVVEDEVDQLLAKEDGLIKRERDSKLCRHQANGCCVNCSPLEPYNETYLKEQKIKHLSFHSYIRKQTSGIDRGKYMVFDDINCRIKTGCREHPPWPKGICSKCQPSAITLNRQIYRHVDNVMFENTTIVERFLNYWRTTGHQRMGFLYGTYEVNTDVPLGIRAKVAAIYEPPQESTRDSIKLLDDEAAEDIEEVAKALGLRKIGWIFTDLITDDPAAGTVKQLRGIETHFLTAQECIMAGELQNRHPNPCKYASNGVFGSKFVTVCVTGDKTKQVHMEGYAVSAQCMALVRDNCLIPTKDAPELGYVRESTDKQYVPDVYYKVSENLSL; encoded by the exons ATGGCTACAATGGAATTGgaaaatcttttctatagaaaacgtaaTATAGTCTATGCCTTTGTGAGACATCGTTTTATGTTATTATGCAAACAATCG ttAGTTCGTGTACAATCTCCTGAGGGCATAAAACGTATTGAAATTTCACCAAAGGCGAATCTTAAAGAACTTTTTGAATCAGTTCAAAATGCTTTAAAAGTCGATGGTTTTGGTCTGTTTAAGGAGAGAAATTTTACGAAAGAG CTTTATGCCAATTCAACACAACAAATAGGAACTCTACTCAAACATGGCGATATGGTATACCTAAAGCAGTTGGCTGGCACATCAGCAAGA CGCACTAGTACCACGGCGATAGATCAATTTGAACATGTTCCAGCCAAAGTAACTGATAATGATTTTAAACCAACCACAAAAGTAGTCGAAGATGAAGTTGATCAATTATTGGCAAAAGAAGATGGATTAATTAAAAGGGAAAGAGATAGTAAATT ATGCCGTCACCAAGCTAACGGCTGTTGTGTCAACTGTTCACCTCTTGAACCTTACAATGAAACGTATCTGAAggagcaaaaaattaaacatctCTCATTTCATTCGTACATACGCAAACAAACATCGGGCATTGATCGCGGCAAGTACATGGTATTCGATGATATTAATTGTCGTATTAAGACCGGTTGCCGTGAACATCCACCATGGCCCAAGGGTATCTGTTCTAAGTGTCAACCATCGGCTATAACATTAAATCGTCAAATTTATCGTCATGTCGATAATGTCATGTTTGAAAATACCACAATTGTAGagagatttttaaattattggcGTACTACGGGTCATCAAAGAATGGGTTTCCTTTATGGTACATATGAAGTGAATACAGATGTACCCTTGGGTATACGTGCTAAGGTGGCGGCAATTTATGAACCACCACAAGAATCGACTAGGGACTCAATAAAACTATTGGATGATGAGGCTGCCGAAGATATTGAAGAGGTGGCCAAGGCTTTGGGTTTGAGAAAG attgGTTGGATTTTTACTGATTTAATCACTGATGATCCGGCCGCCGGTACTGTTAAACAGTTACGCGGTATTGAGACTCATTTCTTAACCGCTCAGGAATGCATAATGGCAGGTGAATTGCAAAATCGTCATCCAAATCCTTGCAAATATGCATCGAATGGTGTTTTTGGTTCGAAATTTGTGACCGTCTGTGTTACAG GCGACAAAACCAAACAAGTCCATATGGAGGGTTATGCTGTTTCAGCTCAATGTATGGCTTTAGTACGCGATAATTGTTTAATACCAACTAAAGATGCACCCGAATTGGGTTATGTACGCGAATCGACTGATAAACAATATGTTCCAGATGTTTATTATAAGGTAAGTGAAAATCTCTCTCTCTAA
- the LOC111678233 gene encoding nuclear protein localization protein 4 homolog isoform X2, with protein sequence MSQPAKNILVRVQSPEGIKRIEISPKANLKELFESVQNALKVDGFGLFKERNFTKELYANSTQQIGTLLKHGDMVYLKQLAGTSARRTSTTAIDQFEHVPAKVTDNDFKPTTKVVEDEVDQLLAKEDGLIKRERDSKLCRHQANGCCVNCSPLEPYNETYLKEQKIKHLSFHSYIRKQTSGIDRGKYMVFDDINCRIKTGCREHPPWPKGICSKCQPSAITLNRQIYRHVDNVMFENTTIVERFLNYWRTTGHQRMGFLYGTYEVNTDVPLGIRAKVAAIYEPPQESTRDSIKLLDDEAAEDIEEVAKALGLRKIGWIFTDLITDDPAAGTVKQLRGIETHFLTAQECIMAGELQNRHPNPCKYASNGVFGSKFVTVCVTGDKTKQVHMEGYAVSAQCMALVRDNCLIPTKDAPELGYVRESTDKQYVPDVYYKVSENLSL encoded by the exons ATGTCGCAACCTgctaaaaatatt ttAGTTCGTGTACAATCTCCTGAGGGCATAAAACGTATTGAAATTTCACCAAAGGCGAATCTTAAAGAACTTTTTGAATCAGTTCAAAATGCTTTAAAAGTCGATGGTTTTGGTCTGTTTAAGGAGAGAAATTTTACGAAAGAG CTTTATGCCAATTCAACACAACAAATAGGAACTCTACTCAAACATGGCGATATGGTATACCTAAAGCAGTTGGCTGGCACATCAGCAAGA CGCACTAGTACCACGGCGATAGATCAATTTGAACATGTTCCAGCCAAAGTAACTGATAATGATTTTAAACCAACCACAAAAGTAGTCGAAGATGAAGTTGATCAATTATTGGCAAAAGAAGATGGATTAATTAAAAGGGAAAGAGATAGTAAATT ATGCCGTCACCAAGCTAACGGCTGTTGTGTCAACTGTTCACCTCTTGAACCTTACAATGAAACGTATCTGAAggagcaaaaaattaaacatctCTCATTTCATTCGTACATACGCAAACAAACATCGGGCATTGATCGCGGCAAGTACATGGTATTCGATGATATTAATTGTCGTATTAAGACCGGTTGCCGTGAACATCCACCATGGCCCAAGGGTATCTGTTCTAAGTGTCAACCATCGGCTATAACATTAAATCGTCAAATTTATCGTCATGTCGATAATGTCATGTTTGAAAATACCACAATTGTAGagagatttttaaattattggcGTACTACGGGTCATCAAAGAATGGGTTTCCTTTATGGTACATATGAAGTGAATACAGATGTACCCTTGGGTATACGTGCTAAGGTGGCGGCAATTTATGAACCACCACAAGAATCGACTAGGGACTCAATAAAACTATTGGATGATGAGGCTGCCGAAGATATTGAAGAGGTGGCCAAGGCTTTGGGTTTGAGAAAG attgGTTGGATTTTTACTGATTTAATCACTGATGATCCGGCCGCCGGTACTGTTAAACAGTTACGCGGTATTGAGACTCATTTCTTAACCGCTCAGGAATGCATAATGGCAGGTGAATTGCAAAATCGTCATCCAAATCCTTGCAAATATGCATCGAATGGTGTTTTTGGTTCGAAATTTGTGACCGTCTGTGTTACAG GCGACAAAACCAAACAAGTCCATATGGAGGGTTATGCTGTTTCAGCTCAATGTATGGCTTTAGTACGCGATAATTGTTTAATACCAACTAAAGATGCACCCGAATTGGGTTATGTACGCGAATCGACTGATAAACAATATGTTCCAGATGTTTATTATAAGGTAAGTGAAAATCTCTCTCTCTAA